In Musa acuminata AAA Group cultivar baxijiao chromosome BXJ2-8, Cavendish_Baxijiao_AAA, whole genome shotgun sequence, one genomic interval encodes:
- the LOC103996025 gene encoding uncharacterized protein LOC103996025 isoform X1 → MMNRPHIPAFGSWDYCDDLPITQYFESAMQAGLVRGRPFGEDADFLKVTADTVKPTHHHHHHHHHHHHQRKVKKPGERQYQQGQQRKQGKASDVTAQATPRRPRAAKAVDEDLYKIPPELLYQKPKRVLFSRFNSHAEGYSSDAVED, encoded by the exons ATGATGAACAGGCCCCACATTCCAGCGTTTGGGAGCTGGGACTACTGTGATGACCTTCCCATCACGCAGTACTTCGAGTCGGCAATGCAGGCTGGTTTAGTTCGAGGCCGACCTTTCGGCGAGGATGCTGATTTCTTGAAGGTGACAGCGGACACAGTGAAACccactcaccaccaccaccaccaccaccaccaccaccaccaccagagaAAG GTGAAAAAGCCTGGAGAGAGGCAGTACCAGCAGGGGCAGCAGAGAAAGCAAGGGAAGGCGAGCGATGTGACAGCACAGGCCACGCCGAGGAGGCCCAGAGCTGCCAAGGCGGTGGATGAGGACCTGTACAAGATCCCGCCCGAGCTCCTCTACCAGAAGCCCAAGAGGGTACTCTTCTCGCGCTTCAACTCTCATGCTGAGGGGTATAGCAGTGACGCAGTAGAAGATTAA
- the LOC103996025 gene encoding MAP-homologous protein 1-like isoform X2 — MMNRPHIPAFGSWDYCDDLPITQYFESAMQAGLVRGRPFGEDADFLKVTADTVKPTHHHHHHHHHHHHQRKVKKPGERQYQQGQQRKQGKASDVTAQATPRRPRAAKAVDEDLYKIPPELLYQKPKRKRLLKGLWSGCLGLHCTA, encoded by the exons ATGATGAACAGGCCCCACATTCCAGCGTTTGGGAGCTGGGACTACTGTGATGACCTTCCCATCACGCAGTACTTCGAGTCGGCAATGCAGGCTGGTTTAGTTCGAGGCCGACCTTTCGGCGAGGATGCTGATTTCTTGAAGGTGACAGCGGACACAGTGAAACccactcaccaccaccaccaccaccaccaccaccaccaccaccagagaAAG GTGAAAAAGCCTGGAGAGAGGCAGTACCAGCAGGGGCAGCAGAGAAAGCAAGGGAAGGCGAGCGATGTGACAGCACAGGCCACGCCGAGGAGGCCCAGAGCTGCCAAGGCGGTGGATGAGGACCTGTACAAGATCCCGCCCGAGCTCCTCTACCAGAAGCCCAAGAGG AAGAGGCTGCTGAAGGGCTTG
- the LOC135618316 gene encoding major latex allergen Hev b 5-like: protein MASVEVVSAPVVEVPTDAPVAPVEAASVPAPPFEVAVVESEDAVAKPTVEEPKDAPAETDPAPAAAVEQVVEEPEADPAVATEATAEPEEKEAEETAFKPTEEGEQVAEADAVEEDAPAYVEVVEAAEEEKKPAA from the exons ATGGCTTCCGTTGAG GTCGTATCAGCACCGGTGGTTGAGGTTCCAACAGATGCACCGGTTGCCCCTGTCGAAGCTGCATCTGTTCCTGCGCCACCGTTTGAAGTGGCCGTCGTAGAGTCCGAAGACGCCGTCGCAAAGCCCACTGTAGAAGAGCCCAAAGACGCCCCCGCGGAAACTGATCCTGCACCTGCGGCAGCCGTCGAACAGGTCGTAGAAGAGCCTGAGGCGGACCCCGCAGTAGCAACTGAAGCAACAGCAGAGCCGGAGGAGAAGGAAGCCGAAGAGACTGCGTTTAAGCCCACCGAAGAAGGTGAACAGGTGGCTGAAGCCGATGCGGTGGAGGAGGATGCACCGGCCTACGTCGAGGTGGTCGAGGCggcagaagaggagaagaagcctGCGGCCTGA